The following are encoded together in the Diabrotica undecimpunctata isolate CICGRU chromosome 7, icDiaUnde3, whole genome shotgun sequence genome:
- the LOC140446159 gene encoding uncharacterized protein, which translates to MNTKIVLSLFSLFSVLSPTVNAGQTDPKRLTNDDFQKFHVECNKQYGVEGKDPSSIPKDVADGIKLCYSKKVGLLTDDNYINKNVIQELKDVEKYNKELAEYIDKCVTDEKLTKENITQKIKCLTEAYLYHGRAYKV; encoded by the exons ATGAATACAAAGATTGTATTGAGTTTATTTAGTCTGTTTAGTGTTCTATCTCCAACTGTAAAT GCTGGTCAAACTGACCCCAAAAGATTGACAAATGACGACTTTCAAAAATTCCATGTAGAATGTAACAAGCAATATGGAGTTGAAGGAAAAGATCCTAGTTCAATACCAAAAGATGTAGCAGATGGAATAAAGTTATGTTATTCAAAAAAGGTCGGATTATTAACCGATGACAActatatcaataaaaatgttaTACAAGAACTTAAAGACGTTGAAAAGTATAACAAAGAACTAGCTGAATATATCGATAAATGTGTTACTGATGAAAAATTAACCAAAGAAAATATTACCCAGAAAATTAAATGCCTTACTGAGGCATATTTGTATCATGGACGAGCGTATAAGGTTTAA